Proteins encoded together in one Quercus lobata isolate SW786 chromosome 3, ValleyOak3.0 Primary Assembly, whole genome shotgun sequence window:
- the LOC115981309 gene encoding uncharacterized protein LOC115981309, with translation MPSSSSLEREIDDYQDGSSESDGSVDSSSCSDSSDEHYSSGVPGIPLEEFQEQQRRAASGSGASSSRQPSSPPQDEEEDEDVIYSCAPEVASTLDDAKLKTLVDRYQIPKELNPRLPQPGEWCCSPSSGLGVYASYLLAGLRFPLNSFCRDLFQRLGIGPNQLNPNGWRTIVAMQVLWREALEGNRPITVDEFLYCYKPSEIKKSAGFYQFSSRGSYYSLITGRSSSDRLWKKEFFIISGNWAGDPADVGIPSFPPFTSPLGRLRPEAVVRPRLDKFFLDQIEVVRTFPGRTFHDLVTFTRLATWGLGPIPTAENLSHEELTRRRISTMRENKEKTVASGDEDAAAPTVKVASVQAGKRKSKPISSTVDLDDLPSRRGHKKQKQRPSLPKVPKFVPPTVNLDEPVVDVEPVQTIHPAPSDPPPAPKTSQKSGSSESSDRPSNLVLDEGYAWRTFKGIVTDHEVNECYNMSVKEFERSGIHDLFKAMSKFYTATCQAKELATEAKTAKDKAKELGHEVLLKKGEVIRLTEDFNRLLGSETKLKNEVEELKADNLEKDTRIVHLEGQVSELTSSLEKAREEAIAAFKKSDEYKNRLDSHYAAGYEDFRADAKEAYPDLDFNSFKLPLATESSALQTSSEDVNIMDDANTEVIQDDPKTSLPK, from the exons ATGCCTTCATCTTCTagtctagagagagagatagacgaCTACCAGGACGGTTCTTCTGAGAGTGACGGTAGTGTAGATAGTTCGTCCTGTAGTGACTCCTCAGACGAGCATTACTCGTCTGGGGTTCCTGGGATTCCCTTAGAGGAATTTCAGGAACAACAACGTAGGGCGGCTTCTGGATCTGGGGCTAGCTCGTCCAGACAGCCATCAAGTCCTCctcaagacgaggaagaggaCGAAGATGTAATCTATAGTTGTGCCCCAGAGGTAGCGTCCACCTTAGACGATGCTAAGTTAAAAACTCTTGTAGATAGATACCAAATCCCTAAAGAGCTTAACCCTCGTCTACCCCAGCctggagaatggtgttgttcCCCTTCCTCAGGCTTAGGGGTATACGCTTCTTACCTATTAGCTGGCCTTAGGTTTCCCTTAAACTCTTTCTGCAGAGACCTCTTCCAAAGGTTGGGTATTGGGCCAAACCAGCTCAATCCCAATGGTTGGAGGACGATAGTTGCCATGCAAGTATTATGGCGTGAGGCATTGGAAGGGAACCGTCCAAttacagtggacgagttcctttactgTTATAAGCCCTCAGAGATCAAAAAATCTGCTGGGTTCTACCAGTTCTCGTCCAGAGGTTCGTATTACAGTTTAATAACGGGCCGTAGTTCGTCTGACCGtctttggaaaaaagaattttttattatttctggaaATTGGGCTGGGGACCCAGCTGATGTGGGTATTCCCTCCTTCCCTCCTTTTACCAGCCCTCTAGGTCGTCTTCGCCCTGagg CTGTCGTTCGTCCACGTTTGGATAAGTTTTTCTTGGATCAGATAGAAGTGGTTCGCACTTTTCCAGGAAGGACTTTCCACGACTTGGTTACTTTTACTCGTCTAGCAACTTGGGGACTTGGTCCAATCCCAACTGCTGAGAATTTAAGTCACGAAGAGCTCACTCGTCGAA GGATAAGCACGATGagggaaaacaaagagaaaacagTGGCTAGCGGGGACGAAGATGCTGCTGCTCCTACTGTCAAAGTGGCTTCCGTCCAGGCTGGGAAGAGGAAGTCAAAACCAATTTCAAGTACTGTGGACCTGGACGACCTTCCCAGTCGTCGTGGCCACAAGAAGCAAAAACAAAGGCCTTCCCTTCCAAAGGTTCCCAAGTTCGTGCCACCAACAGTGAACTTGGACGAGCCTGTGGTGGACGTGGAGCCCGTCCAAACGATTCATCCTGCTCCGTCTGATCCTCCCCCAGCTCCCAAAACTTCTCAGAAGTCTGGCTCGTCTGAATCCTCTGATCGTCCCTCTAATTTGGTTCTGGACGAGGGTTATGCATGGAGGACGTTCAAAGGGATCGTCACTGATCATGAGGTTAACGAATGCTACAACATGTCAGTGAAGGAGTTTGAGCGTTCTGGCATCCATGACCTTTTCAAG GCTATGTCAAAGTTTTATACAGCGACCTGCCAGGCCAAGGAGCTTGCTACAGAGGCCAAGACAGCCAAGGATAAGGCTAAGGAGCTGGGCCATGAGGTTTTGCTTAAGAAGGGGGAGGTCATCAGGTTGACAGAGGATTTTAATCGTCTGCTGGGAAGCGAGACGAAGTTGAAGAACGAAGTAGAGGAGCTCAAAGCTGACAACTTAGAGAAGGATACCCGCATCGTCCATCTCGAGGGACAAGTTTCAGAGCTTACCTCGTCCTTGGAGAAGGCACGTGAGGAAGCAATAGCTGCTTTTAAGAAATCTGACGAGTACAAGAATCGTCTAGACAGTCATTATGCAGCTGGGTATGAAGACTTCCGTGCTGATGCCAAGGAGGCGTATCCTGATTTGGACTTCAACTCGTTCAAGCTCCCTCTTGCTACAGAGAGTTCCGCGTTGCAGACGAGTTCCGAGGACGTCAACATCATGGACGATGCTAACACTGAAGTCATTCAGGACGATCCCAAGACGAGCTTGCCCAAGTGA
- the LOC115981312 gene encoding uncharacterized protein LOC115981312: MTPPSESFSYEEEHHREHRCKSPTHRGLGNDAMSKVLNQISKSPFRHRIEGATLPQYFHQPTFTIYNGRMDPVEHVSHFSQRMVVHSKDEALICKVFPSSLGPVAMKWFDGLRADSIDSFKELTQAFGSRFITCTRVRRPLDSLLSLSIREGETLKTYSDKYWEMYNEIDGNFDDVAICTFKSGLPTEHGLRKSLTGKPVTSLRQLMDQIDKYKRVEEDQQLSKEKAKAIPQEMRDFRSD, encoded by the coding sequence ATGACTCCTCCTAGTGAATCTTTCTCATATGAAGAGGAGCACCACCGTGAACACAGATGCAAAAGCCCAACTCACAGAGGGCTGGGAAACGATGCTATGAGCAAAGTTTTGAACCAGATTTCCAAGTCACCCTTCAGGCATAGGATTGAAGGGGCAACTCTTCCTCAGTATTTTCATCAGCCAACATTCACCATCTACAATGGGCGAATGGATccagtggagcatgtgagccatttCAGTCAGAGAATGGTTGTCCATTCTAAGGACGAGGCCTTGATATGCAAGGTGTTCCCATCCAGTCTGGGACCCGTGGCGATGAAATGGTTCGACGGCCTAAGGGCAGATTCTATAGATTCCTTCAAAGAGCTCACTCAGGCATTTGGCTCTCGTTTTATTACATGTACCAGGGTCCGTCGACCCTTAGACTCCTTATTGTCTTTGTCCATACGAGAAGGGGAGACCTTGAAAACATACTCGGACAAGTATTGGGAGATGTACAATGAGATAGACGGTAACTTTGATGACGTCGCCATCTGTACTTTCAAGAGTGGCCTCCCAACCGAGCATGGTTTAAGGAAGTCCCTAACAGGAAAACCTGTCACTAGCttgcgccaactcatggaccagattgacaagtataaaagggttgaGGAAGACCAGCAACTAAGTAAAGAAAAGGCTAAGGCTATCCCTCAggagatgagggatttcaggtcagaCTGA